Proteins found in one Fulvitalea axinellae genomic segment:
- a CDS encoding glycoside hydrolase family 2 TIM barrel-domain containing protein — MYRKRMLSALLVLFACLQANGQGQTRRIGEGWEFTRHEMGGIWEAWRTKMTTLPWEKVSLPHCFNADDAVDPDVKFYQGEGWYRQRLKLENPYPDGRTLFHFEGSGQKTSLWVYDQKVGTHIGGYDEFTFDVTEAMENFSANPLYKGRFKGQYPVAICADNTRDLEMIPSDMSDFNVYGGIYRHLNLVYVPAISLERVHVATEFDSKKRKATVSVKPKVYNPENLNDKISLSVRVLDPKGKTVATRKLDYATGDNPIEFTISKPQLWSPDSPVLYTCKVTLESAKGKHEVKESFGFRYFEFEKKGPFTLNGKRLLLRGTHRHEDHAGVGQAMTDEQVRTEMVLMKEMGVNFLRLGHYQQSRYVLELCDSLGILVWEEIPWCRGGLGGPAYQKQAKEMLVNMINQHYNHPSVIIWGLGNENDWSGDFEEFDKTKIRAFMKELHDLSHETDNTRKTAIRRCSFCADIVDVYSPSIWAGWYRGKFTDYKKVSRMEMEKVDRFIHVEWGGSAHAGRHSENPDDGLENIVGGEADERDGDFKLTGGKARASKDGDWSETYICNVFDWHLKEQETMPWLTGTAQWVFKDFSTPLRPDNPVPYVNQKGVLERDFTKKEGYYVFQSYWTEKPMVRIYGHSWETRWGAKGEKRLVKIYSNCTEVELFLNGVSLGKKKRDSQNFPAAGLRWKVAFKDGKNHIKAVATKGKTTVVDEYDFEYQTEQWGKATRMEMSVKEIKGDVATVKVYAYDAKGLKCLDYKKFVRFNVAGAGELIKNQGTANGSSKVQFRNGMAEIKVRLKGGVSVVGVDSEGLESAFVKLGDVQGL; from the coding sequence ATGTATAGAAAAAGGATGTTATCGGCCTTGTTGGTCCTGTTTGCCTGTCTTCAGGCGAACGGCCAAGGGCAAACCCGCAGGATCGGGGAAGGTTGGGAATTTACCCGCCACGAGATGGGAGGAATTTGGGAAGCTTGGCGCACCAAAATGACCACGCTCCCTTGGGAGAAAGTAAGTCTGCCACATTGCTTCAATGCGGACGACGCCGTGGATCCGGACGTGAAGTTTTATCAGGGCGAAGGCTGGTATCGCCAGCGTTTGAAGCTGGAAAACCCTTATCCTGACGGACGCACCCTTTTTCACTTCGAAGGTTCGGGACAGAAAACCAGTCTTTGGGTTTACGACCAAAAAGTGGGGACGCACATAGGCGGTTACGACGAGTTTACCTTTGACGTAACGGAAGCCATGGAGAACTTTAGCGCTAATCCGCTTTATAAAGGGCGTTTCAAAGGTCAATATCCAGTAGCTATCTGTGCCGATAATACCCGGGATCTGGAAATGATCCCTTCGGATATGAGCGACTTCAACGTCTACGGCGGTATTTACCGTCATTTGAACTTGGTGTATGTGCCGGCCATTTCATTGGAGCGGGTTCACGTGGCTACCGAATTCGACAGCAAAAAGCGTAAAGCTACCGTTAGCGTAAAGCCTAAAGTTTATAATCCGGAAAACCTGAACGACAAAATCAGCCTGTCGGTTAGGGTTTTGGATCCAAAAGGAAAAACTGTCGCTACTCGCAAACTGGATTACGCTACGGGCGACAATCCTATCGAGTTTACGATTTCCAAACCGCAACTCTGGTCGCCGGACAGCCCGGTGCTTTATACTTGCAAAGTGACTTTGGAAAGTGCCAAAGGCAAGCACGAGGTTAAGGAAAGTTTCGGTTTCCGTTATTTCGAATTCGAGAAAAAAGGACCGTTTACCCTGAACGGCAAGCGCCTTTTGCTTAGAGGTACGCACCGTCACGAAGACCACGCCGGCGTAGGCCAAGCCATGACCGACGAGCAGGTTCGCACCGAGATGGTTTTGATGAAGGAAATGGGCGTAAACTTCTTGCGTTTGGGCCACTATCAGCAGTCGCGCTATGTGCTTGAGCTTTGCGATTCTTTGGGTATTCTTGTTTGGGAAGAAATTCCTTGGTGTCGCGGAGGCTTGGGAGGCCCGGCTTATCAGAAACAGGCTAAAGAAATGCTCGTGAACATGATCAACCAGCACTATAACCACCCTTCGGTGATTATCTGGGGGTTGGGTAACGAGAACGACTGGTCCGGTGACTTCGAGGAATTCGACAAGACGAAGATCCGCGCCTTTATGAAAGAATTACACGACTTGTCGCATGAGACGGATAACACCCGTAAGACTGCCATTCGCCGCTGTTCTTTCTGCGCAGATATCGTGGACGTGTATTCGCCGTCTATTTGGGCCGGCTGGTACCGCGGTAAGTTCACCGACTACAAGAAAGTGTCGAGAATGGAGATGGAGAAAGTCGATCGATTTATCCATGTGGAGTGGGGCGGAAGCGCCCATGCCGGACGCCATTCCGAGAATCCGGACGACGGTCTGGAGAACATCGTAGGCGGTGAGGCCGACGAGCGTGACGGCGACTTCAAATTGACAGGCGGTAAAGCCCGCGCCTCAAAAGACGGCGATTGGAGCGAAACCTATATCTGTAACGTATTCGACTGGCACCTTAAAGAGCAGGAGACTATGCCTTGGCTCACGGGTACCGCCCAGTGGGTTTTCAAGGATTTCTCTACACCTTTGCGTCCGGACAATCCTGTGCCTTACGTGAACCAGAAAGGTGTGTTGGAGCGTGATTTCACCAAGAAAGAAGGCTACTACGTGTTCCAATCATATTGGACGGAAAAGCCGATGGTACGCATCTACGGCCACAGCTGGGAAACCCGTTGGGGAGCCAAAGGCGAGAAGCGTTTGGTGAAGATTTACTCGAATTGTACTGAAGTCGAATTATTCCTGAATGGAGTCTCTTTGGGTAAGAAAAAACGTGACAGCCAGAACTTTCCTGCCGCCGGTTTGCGCTGGAAAGTAGCGTTCAAAGACGGCAAAAACCACATCAAGGCCGTAGCCACAAAAGGAAAGACAACAGTAGTGGACGAATATGATTTCGAATACCAGACAGAGCAATGGGGCAAAGCCACCAGAATGGAGATGTCGGTAAAAGAAATCAAGGGCGACGTGGCCACTGTAAAGGTATATGCTTACGATGCCAAAGGCCTGAAATGTTTGGACTACAAAAAGTTTGTTCGCTTTAACGTGGCTGGTGCCGGTGAATTGATCAAAAACCAAGGAACGGCCAACGGTTCAAGCAAAGTGCAGTTCCGCAACGGCATGGCAGAGATCAAGGTTCGTCTTAAAGGCGGAGTATCCGTAGTGGGCGTTGACAGCGAAGGTCTCGAGAGCGCTTTCGTGAAGTTGGGCGATGTACAGGGCTTATAA
- a CDS encoding MGH1-like glycoside hydrolase domain-containing protein: MKIRKIFYGLMLGATALACQPKAETEKVAQAWPETLPDVWGGKQLFTFSGLDGTTDYDQPFSCFTLADRLGIRLANFDPYLANLSEEQILARRPLWVELEVNGKRMSFLPGHSKTGAFEYQKNEIVSSSLIRSTVGGQGVELRLELAFADQRHIAGRLAVRSTDGKAKNVTVTLRNANMGSSRIDGKTLRIAGEKSVSNLRLDAESVKMKSDGIDWPVSLDGEAMQTAPFSWSLHFGGYDNPVTSVSPEFDSLVAVRVAPYLNAELPKGISNKVAKTYLKAYSMMRGNTETAQGMIPFTWTSPDRSPHRQMWLWDSGFHGMGLKFFDGDWAMDALKSVLACQREDGFVSHAMNPKNKSNITQPPVLAWAVWDVYETTKSKEFLEYSYGPLKAYLRWMCDNRDENKNGLLEWYDGNESGMDNSPRFDEHHKSHKPFDAVDFNCFMANDYLYLEKIAKALGKSEEASEIKAKRDGMVKLINEKLWDETQGFYMDRYLDGTFLKVKAISNFLPLYAKVATPERAKPLVKALGDSSTWFTALPGPSVALDDATFGSNMWRGPVWINYSYMNYLGLKNYGADDLAKAWATRTVENMADLYMEHGTIFEFYDPLMKTSPRQLPRKSALGCLTEFGWSSMLYVRMVEDLAKESGNI; encoded by the coding sequence ATGAAGATCAGGAAGATTTTTTACGGATTAATGTTGGGGGCCACGGCCTTGGCTTGTCAGCCGAAAGCCGAGACGGAAAAGGTCGCGCAGGCTTGGCCGGAGACATTGCCTGACGTGTGGGGCGGAAAACAGCTCTTCACTTTCAGCGGGCTCGACGGAACCACCGATTACGACCAACCTTTTTCCTGCTTTACTTTGGCCGACCGGTTGGGCATTCGTCTAGCCAATTTTGACCCGTACTTGGCCAACTTAAGCGAAGAGCAGATTCTGGCCCGCCGGCCTTTGTGGGTAGAGCTGGAAGTGAACGGGAAACGGATGTCGTTCTTGCCGGGCCATAGCAAGACTGGCGCATTCGAGTATCAAAAAAACGAGATTGTCAGCTCAAGCCTTATCCGTTCCACCGTGGGTGGCCAAGGCGTGGAGTTGCGATTGGAGTTAGCCTTCGCCGACCAAAGACATATCGCCGGTCGTTTGGCTGTGCGCTCCACCGACGGCAAGGCGAAAAACGTGACCGTAACACTCCGCAACGCCAATATGGGCAGTAGCCGGATCGATGGAAAAACGCTTCGTATAGCCGGGGAGAAGAGTGTCTCGAATCTCAGGCTCGATGCCGAATCCGTAAAAATGAAATCGGACGGAATAGACTGGCCGGTATCGCTGGACGGCGAGGCTATGCAGACGGCGCCTTTTTCGTGGTCCCTGCACTTTGGCGGATATGACAATCCGGTCACGAGCGTCAGCCCTGAGTTCGACAGTTTGGTGGCCGTTAGGGTAGCGCCTTATCTGAATGCCGAATTACCGAAAGGTATTTCAAACAAAGTAGCCAAGACATACCTGAAAGCCTACAGCATGATGCGTGGCAACACCGAGACGGCGCAAGGTATGATCCCGTTTACTTGGACATCGCCTGACCGTTCGCCACACCGCCAGATGTGGCTTTGGGACAGCGGTTTTCACGGAATGGGCCTGAAGTTTTTCGACGGCGATTGGGCTATGGACGCATTGAAATCGGTATTGGCCTGCCAGCGTGAGGACGGTTTCGTGTCGCATGCCATGAATCCGAAAAATAAATCAAACATTACCCAGCCACCGGTATTGGCTTGGGCCGTTTGGGATGTTTACGAGACCACCAAGTCGAAGGAGTTTTTGGAATATAGCTACGGCCCGCTGAAGGCTTACCTGCGCTGGATGTGCGACAATCGCGACGAGAACAAAAACGGCCTCTTGGAATGGTATGATGGTAATGAGTCCGGAATGGACAATTCGCCCAGATTCGACGAGCACCACAAAAGCCATAAGCCGTTTGACGCCGTGGACTTTAACTGCTTTATGGCCAATGATTATCTTTATTTGGAGAAGATAGCCAAAGCCTTGGGCAAGAGCGAAGAGGCTTCGGAAATCAAGGCCAAAAGGGACGGCATGGTGAAGCTGATCAATGAAAAACTGTGGGACGAAACGCAGGGATTCTACATGGATCGCTATCTGGACGGAACTTTCCTGAAGGTGAAAGCGATTTCGAATTTCTTGCCATTGTACGCCAAAGTGGCCACTCCCGAAAGGGCTAAACCATTGGTGAAAGCTTTGGGCGACAGCTCGACTTGGTTCACCGCGTTGCCGGGCCCTTCGGTGGCCTTGGACGACGCCACTTTCGGTTCCAATATGTGGCGCGGCCCCGTTTGGATCAACTACAGCTATATGAATTATCTCGGTCTGAAGAATTACGGGGCGGACGATCTGGCCAAAGCTTGGGCCACCCGAACCGTGGAAAATATGGCCGATCTGTATATGGAGCACGGAACTATTTTCGAGTTCTACGACCCGTTGATGAAGACTTCTCCACGCCAATTACCCCGCAAAAGCGCCTTGGGTTGCCTGACGGAATTTGGCTGGAGCAGTATGCTGTATGTGCGCATGGTTGAGGACTTGGCCAAAGAATCCGGAAACATCTGA
- a CDS encoding isochorismatase family protein, giving the protein MKKHILSLIAMVFLAGQAFAQLPDPGFTVDEHTAIVITDPQNDFLSPNGVTWGVVGKSVEENNTVENIETLFELGQKADLPVFVSPHYYYAHDHKWEFEGALEALMHKIGMFDRKGPLTTENFEGSGADWLERYKKHINNGKAVVTSPHKVYGPETNDLVLQLRKRGINKVILGGMSANLCTESHLRELVEQGFEVAVVKDATAAAVIPGKIDGYQAALVNFRMIASHVFTTKELEKAIGASK; this is encoded by the coding sequence ATGAAAAAGCATATCCTTTCCCTAATCGCCATGGTTTTCTTAGCCGGACAGGCCTTCGCCCAATTGCCCGATCCCGGATTTACGGTAGATGAGCACACGGCAATAGTGATCACCGATCCGCAAAACGATTTCCTAAGTCCGAATGGCGTGACCTGGGGAGTGGTGGGCAAAAGCGTGGAAGAAAACAACACCGTGGAAAATATCGAAACGCTTTTCGAATTGGGCCAAAAAGCTGATTTGCCCGTATTCGTATCACCGCATTATTATTACGCCCATGACCATAAATGGGAATTTGAAGGCGCTTTGGAAGCTCTGATGCACAAAATCGGTATGTTTGACCGCAAAGGGCCCTTGACTACGGAAAACTTCGAAGGTTCCGGCGCCGATTGGTTGGAACGTTACAAAAAGCACATCAACAACGGCAAAGCGGTAGTCACAAGCCCACATAAAGTATACGGCCCAGAAACAAACGACTTGGTTTTACAGCTTCGCAAAAGGGGAATCAATAAGGTGATACTGGGTGGTATGTCCGCCAATCTCTGTACTGAATCGCATTTGCGGGAACTGGTGGAACAAGGATTCGAAGTGGCCGTGGTAAAAGACGCCACCGCAGCGGCCGTCATCCCTGGAAAGATCGACGGATACCAAGCCGCTTTGGTCAATTTCCGCATGATCGCCAGCCATGTTTTTACCACCAAAGAGTTAGAAAAAGCCATTGGCGCTTCGAAATAA
- a CDS encoding tagaturonate reductase, with translation MRISRALTKAECKHPVRVLQFGEGNFLRAFVDWIIQEMNDRGDFGAAVKVVQPIDFGRVKELNEQEGLYNLFLTGLKDGQPSKERKLVDCVVGGINPYQDYDAYLAEAENPDLRFVVSNTTEAGIVYKANDKIFNNPPTTFPGKLLALLHHRFKHFEGDMDKGLHMIPCELIDRNGETLKECLLQFADRWSLSDEFKTWLVEANTFSNTLVDRIVPGYPKDSAEEILKELGYDDQLLVEGENFHFWAIQAPEKVREEFPADKTGLNVVFTDDLAPYRTRKVRILNGTHTAMVPVGLLAGIETVRETVEDENVGRFVAKAMEDIVASLDLPGQDVQAYADDVLTRFRNPYIRHFLKDISLNSFPKYKTRVLPSVLETIERGGEAPESLLLPLAAYVVLYNEPSFEPRDNADIVSMVRGDKLAETEEDFRAKVEAVMGHAPLWGDNLADVAPLKEAVLKLVMEIKTEGILKFCGAKAGQA, from the coding sequence ATGAGAATCAGCAGAGCCTTGACAAAGGCCGAATGCAAGCATCCTGTAAGGGTGTTGCAATTCGGGGAAGGCAATTTTTTGAGAGCTTTCGTGGACTGGATTATTCAGGAAATGAACGACCGTGGCGATTTCGGCGCGGCTGTCAAGGTTGTCCAGCCGATCGATTTCGGAAGGGTAAAAGAACTCAACGAGCAGGAAGGGCTCTACAACCTGTTTCTGACGGGACTGAAGGATGGCCAGCCGTCAAAAGAACGCAAGCTTGTGGATTGCGTGGTGGGAGGCATCAATCCTTATCAGGATTATGACGCTTACCTTGCGGAAGCCGAAAATCCAGACCTTCGTTTTGTGGTGTCCAATACTACCGAAGCGGGGATCGTATACAAAGCCAACGACAAGATTTTCAATAATCCCCCAACCACTTTCCCCGGAAAGCTTTTGGCTTTGCTCCACCATCGCTTCAAGCATTTTGAAGGCGATATGGACAAGGGCCTCCATATGATTCCATGCGAGCTGATCGACCGCAACGGAGAGACGCTTAAGGAATGCCTGCTCCAATTCGCCGATCGCTGGAGCCTTTCGGACGAGTTCAAGACGTGGCTCGTGGAGGCGAATACTTTCAGCAACACTTTGGTGGATCGTATCGTGCCTGGTTACCCTAAAGACAGCGCCGAGGAAATCCTCAAAGAATTGGGCTATGACGACCAATTGTTGGTCGAGGGAGAGAACTTCCACTTCTGGGCTATCCAAGCTCCGGAAAAAGTGAGGGAGGAATTTCCAGCTGACAAGACGGGCCTCAATGTCGTGTTTACCGACGATCTTGCTCCGTACCGTACCCGCAAAGTGAGAATCCTGAACGGAACCCATACCGCAATGGTGCCCGTAGGTTTGCTGGCTGGAATTGAGACTGTACGAGAAACTGTGGAGGACGAAAACGTAGGGCGTTTTGTGGCCAAAGCCATGGAAGATATCGTAGCGTCGCTCGATCTGCCGGGCCAAGACGTTCAGGCCTACGCCGACGATGTGCTGACGCGATTCCGCAATCCGTATATCCGCCATTTCCTTAAAGATATTTCCCTCAATTCGTTCCCGAAATACAAGACGCGGGTACTCCCGTCTGTATTGGAGACGATTGAGCGTGGCGGAGAGGCGCCGGAGTCGTTGCTGTTGCCTTTGGCCGCTTATGTGGTACTGTACAACGAGCCGAGCTTCGAACCTAGGGACAACGCCGACATCGTAAGTATGGTACGCGGCGACAAACTGGCCGAAACCGAAGAGGATTTCCGTGCTAAAGTGGAGGCTGTAATGGGCCATGCTCCGCTTTGGGGAGATAATCTGGCCGATGTGGCGCCTCTGAAAGAGGCTGTGCTGAAATTGGTGATGGAAATCAAAACCGAAGGCATACTGAAATTTTGCGGAGCGAAGGCGGGACAAGCCTAA